One genomic segment of Catalinimonas alkaloidigena includes these proteins:
- a CDS encoding RagB/SusD family nutrient uptake outer membrane protein has product MKKINKVILYTLLLGIFACSEEDLDLYPKTAITEGNFYQTEEQFILAVNDAYRQMERAYRAGGIADIYGELRSDNTYIEFIGGSSNSAEMISNFNIPTNDLDTENAWQDSYNSIFICNDILNRLENTAVEFSSQELEERLSAEVRFVRALIYFNMVRVWGDIPLPLEPLSPEEGYEYLREDSEVVYEQIISDLRYAKENLPESYTGNNIGRVTQYGATAVLAKVYLSRGNESGAEAELKEIIDSGMYSLDADDNGVVNAQDYLHLFHPDTKNSKSSILEIQYLEGQNAVNSNHQQEYTPYQWSFHLPGINETFRGGGRNTPTQDLVDEFEPADSIRQITSVYPGYVNLESGEFVDYPFTMKFFDPNWRYAGHNFEIIRYADILLMYAEVTGDPTYLNMVRARVGLPGFGEPGYPAEYTSLERAIEHERRVELAFEFHRFFDLVRTGRALEVMGAKGYNINQDKLHFPIPQRAIDVNPDLSQNAGF; this is encoded by the coding sequence ATGAAAAAGATCAATAAAGTTATTCTATATACTTTACTGCTGGGCATATTTGCCTGTAGTGAAGAAGACCTTGACCTGTACCCAAAAACCGCGATTACCGAAGGTAATTTTTACCAGACAGAAGAACAGTTCATTCTGGCAGTGAATGATGCATACCGGCAAATGGAAAGAGCTTACCGGGCAGGTGGGATCGCTGATATTTACGGAGAGTTGCGCTCGGACAATACGTACATAGAGTTTATCGGAGGGTCCAGCAATTCTGCAGAGATGATCTCTAATTTCAATATTCCAACCAACGATCTGGATACTGAAAATGCCTGGCAGGATTCCTACAACTCAATTTTTATTTGCAACGATATCTTGAATCGTCTTGAAAATACAGCCGTGGAATTTAGTAGTCAGGAATTAGAAGAAAGGCTGAGTGCGGAAGTGAGGTTTGTTCGGGCGCTGATCTACTTCAACATGGTGAGGGTTTGGGGAGATATTCCTTTACCCCTGGAGCCTCTCTCTCCGGAAGAAGGTTACGAATACCTGCGCGAAGATAGTGAAGTGGTATATGAGCAAATCATTAGTGATCTGAGGTATGCTAAAGAAAATCTTCCAGAAAGCTATACAGGAAATAATATTGGGAGGGTTACCCAATATGGTGCTACGGCAGTGCTGGCTAAAGTCTACCTTAGCCGGGGAAATGAATCGGGGGCTGAGGCTGAACTGAAAGAAATCATTGACAGCGGGATGTACTCACTGGATGCCGACGATAATGGTGTAGTGAATGCCCAGGATTATCTTCATCTTTTTCATCCCGACACCAAAAATTCAAAGTCATCTATTCTGGAAATACAGTACCTGGAAGGACAGAATGCAGTAAACAGCAATCATCAGCAGGAGTACACACCTTACCAATGGTCATTTCACCTGCCCGGTATCAATGAAACTTTCCGCGGTGGAGGAAGAAATACCCCTACCCAGGACCTGGTAGATGAGTTTGAACCTGCCGACAGTATCAGGCAGATTACTTCGGTGTATCCCGGCTACGTCAACCTGGAATCCGGGGAGTTTGTGGACTATCCATTTACGATGAAGTTTTTTGATCCCAACTGGCGTTACGCCGGGCATAATTTTGAGATTATCCGCTATGCCGATATCCTGCTTATGTACGCAGAAGTTACGGGTGACCCTACTTACCTGAATATGGTAAGAGCTAGAGTAGGGCTGCCTGGCTTCGGTGAGCCGGGTTATCCCGCTGAGTACACTAGCCTGGAGAGGGCCATTGAACACGAAAGAAGGGTAGAACTTGCTTTTGAGTTCCACAGGTTTTTTGACCTGGTACGTACCGGCCGGGCCCTTGAAGTAATGGGAGCCAAAGGGTATAATATCAACCAGGATAAACTGCATTTTCCTATCCCCCAACGGGCGATAGATGTTAACCCGGATCTTAGTCAGAACGCCGGATTTTAA
- a CDS encoding sulfatase — MNLKPSLLLAGCLLLLLFQNSNAQNNPPNVVFIIADDIGWNDLGCYGNTEVQTPNIDRMAQEGIRFTNTYLTASSCSPSRTSIISGRYPHNTGSAELHTPLPAEVAIFPELMQNAGYYTAQAGKWHMGEHARRGFDVIHDNGKENGDGGEEMWVSSLKERPKDKPFFMWFAAFDAHRPWGTNEFSGTHEAGDITPPPYLADAESTQEDLAKYYDEVTRFDDYIGKVEQELEAQGVLDNTLIIIMSDNGRPFPRSKTRVYDSGMKTPFVVKWNAGLPRKGVVSNSLISVIDIAPTLLELSGAEIQPGFQGKSFAGVLENPASKFRNYVFSEHNWHDQEALERMVRTEGYLYVLNLRPNLSNPGPADSNKSPSFQDLKDLRDAGELSAAQADMFMAPRPAEELFNCYTDPMQLVNVASLPEYQSRLKYMREVLQQWRTETLDTTPTQLTPDWYDRETGDPLDIERTRGEMPGGKEAVQTNAKGPF; from the coding sequence ATGAACCTGAAACCAAGCCTGCTGCTGGCAGGATGTTTACTCCTACTACTTTTCCAAAATTCAAATGCCCAGAATAATCCGCCCAATGTCGTCTTCATCATCGCCGATGATATCGGGTGGAATGACCTGGGCTGTTATGGCAATACCGAAGTGCAAACACCCAACATTGACCGAATGGCACAGGAAGGCATCCGCTTTACCAATACCTACCTCACGGCCAGTTCCTGTAGTCCCAGCCGGACCAGCATCATTTCCGGCAGGTATCCTCACAATACCGGTTCAGCTGAACTGCATACGCCCCTCCCGGCAGAAGTGGCCATCTTTCCGGAACTGATGCAGAATGCCGGCTATTACACCGCGCAGGCGGGCAAATGGCACATGGGCGAGCATGCCCGTAGAGGTTTTGATGTAATTCATGACAATGGCAAAGAGAATGGCGATGGGGGGGAAGAGATGTGGGTTTCCTCCCTTAAGGAACGCCCTAAGGACAAACCTTTCTTCATGTGGTTCGCCGCCTTTGATGCCCACCGCCCCTGGGGTACTAATGAATTTAGTGGAACTCATGAAGCTGGCGATATCACGCCACCCCCTTATCTGGCTGATGCGGAAAGCACCCAAGAGGATCTGGCCAAATACTACGACGAAGTTACCCGCTTTGATGACTATATCGGAAAGGTAGAGCAAGAGCTGGAAGCGCAGGGGGTACTGGACAATACCCTGATCATCATCATGTCAGACAATGGACGCCCTTTTCCCCGAAGCAAAACCAGGGTATACGATAGTGGCATGAAAACCCCTTTCGTCGTGAAATGGAATGCCGGCTTGCCCCGGAAAGGTGTCGTAAGTAACAGCCTGATCAGTGTGATAGACATTGCGCCTACCTTGCTGGAGCTATCAGGTGCTGAAATACAGCCCGGCTTTCAGGGCAAAAGCTTTGCGGGTGTACTTGAGAACCCTGCCAGCAAATTCAGAAACTATGTCTTCTCCGAGCACAACTGGCATGACCAGGAAGCGCTGGAAAGGATGGTGCGTACCGAAGGATACTTGTATGTGTTGAACCTTCGCCCTAACCTGAGCAATCCCGGACCGGCTGACTCCAATAAAAGTCCCTCTTTTCAGGACCTCAAAGACCTGCGTGACGCTGGTGAGCTGAGCGCTGCCCAGGCAGATATGTTTATGGCTCCACGTCCTGCTGAAGAGCTTTTCAATTGCTATACCGACCCCATGCAGTTGGTGAATGTAGCCTCCTTGCCGGAATATCAGTCTCGCCTGAAGTACATGAGAGAAGTGCTGCAGCAGTGGAGAACAGAAACATTGGATACTACCCCCACCCAACTTACTCCCGATTGGTACGATCGTGAAACGGGTGATCCCCTGGATATAGAAAGAACAAGAGGTGAAATGCCCGGAGGAAAGGAAGCCGTACAAACCAATGCAAAAGGCCCTTTCTAA
- a CDS encoding SusC/RagA family TonB-linked outer membrane protein → MKLLLKLCRSMLLASIILLIPLAGQALSQSVGSGSQLAYLDLKKGDNQEAVTFTVTHSPSLDHYSQALEQTISGKVTDGESGEPLPGVNVLGKGTTMGTVTGIDGSYRLTLDDNISTLVFSSIGYLSQEVEISGRTTINITLSPDVKSLEEVVVVGYGTQQKANISGAQGTVDMDIDLQSRPMVEMGQAMYGKLPGVQVVNGNGRPGSSSSIQIRGINSISANSSPLIVVDGIPLPNYDMNMLNPADIASIEILKDAASASIYGSRGANGVVLVTTLSGKAGKPKIGVNYSYSIQEVINTIDVMDSYEYAQASIDAAQNGWIETGGDPNAPNTIEARGQYKYTWPEELENPESLPNTDWQDLIFRVAPMHKVDLNVSGGGEKMNYRVSGGYVKQEGIVIASDYNKYSLNFKISSKVNDWAELGGMLNATYDHENEPYNRTVEWAVQYPSIYPVYADNGYLGEPNSVEGFGSYDAILFRAFNGHPLYRIKDDIQHRRFNGLGNIFGQVDIFPSLNFRSTLNLYYQRIDDTHYATRDHTMGPNVQTEGVMTVGMDRTINYNVQNLLNYNKSFGDHNLTVLLGQEYLKDDFYRSIAERRGYNNDLIPYLSAGATVARADDQATERTLISYFSRVNYNYKGKYLLAASIRRDGSSRFGPDKKWGYFPSVSAGWFVSDESFMSSLDVISNLKLRASYGFTGNDQFADYRWISALNQARVAFGNSLESSFYPSGFTNPELGWERSRQLNLGLDIGILNNRIVLESNVYTTRSDGLLLDVPVPSVTGFTSIFKNIGKLQNKGLELSLVTRNLTGDLKWTTQLNYSMNRNEIVDLGPDDAPLILNAGFGMQSINQIGEPIFSFYGYKYDGVYMNEAEVEADPAAYETAVAGDGRYVDVNQDGVFNADDRTIIGNAAPDFTWGMTNTFNYKNFDFSFLFQGVHGNEVFDNNIHRSMQYHEGRNYYEAMTNRWRSAEEPGDGYHYKLTVNLDGYEKQPSSYWIVDGSFVRLKSVTLGYTFSPSLLETIGLGSVRAYFNGQNLFTISDSPVFDPENYNGGASNAARRGVAHSPYPSAKVYSLGLNVSF, encoded by the coding sequence ATGAAACTACTCTTAAAACTATGCCGCAGCATGTTGTTGGCATCCATTATTTTATTGATTCCTCTGGCAGGTCAGGCATTATCGCAAAGTGTGGGCTCCGGCAGCCAACTGGCCTATCTTGATCTTAAGAAGGGAGATAATCAGGAGGCTGTAACTTTTACAGTAACACATTCACCTTCACTTGATCATTATTCACAAGCCCTTGAACAGACCATCAGTGGAAAGGTGACAGATGGAGAATCAGGAGAGCCACTGCCTGGCGTCAATGTATTAGGCAAGGGCACGACGATGGGTACGGTAACAGGAATTGACGGGAGCTATCGGCTGACGCTGGATGATAACATTTCCACCCTGGTATTTTCTTCCATCGGCTACCTCTCACAAGAAGTGGAGATTAGTGGCAGAACCACCATCAATATAACCTTAAGTCCAGATGTGAAGTCACTGGAAGAAGTGGTGGTCGTGGGCTATGGTACCCAGCAGAAGGCAAACATATCGGGCGCGCAAGGCACGGTAGATATGGATATTGACCTGCAAAGCCGTCCTATGGTTGAGATGGGGCAAGCCATGTACGGTAAGCTGCCCGGCGTACAGGTGGTGAATGGAAATGGCAGGCCCGGCAGTTCTTCTTCCATCCAGATCAGGGGGATTAACTCCATCTCGGCCAACAGCTCTCCTCTAATTGTGGTAGATGGCATTCCTTTACCCAATTATGACATGAATATGCTTAACCCTGCGGATATTGCATCCATAGAAATTCTAAAAGACGCAGCCTCTGCTTCCATCTACGGCTCAAGGGGGGCGAATGGCGTAGTACTCGTTACTACCCTTAGCGGAAAAGCCGGTAAGCCAAAAATTGGGGTGAATTATTCGTATAGTATTCAGGAGGTAATTAACACCATAGATGTGATGGATTCCTATGAGTATGCGCAGGCTTCTATTGATGCTGCCCAAAACGGATGGATTGAAACCGGAGGAGATCCCAACGCGCCAAACACCATTGAGGCACGTGGTCAGTACAAATATACCTGGCCTGAAGAGCTGGAAAATCCTGAGTCACTTCCCAATACCGACTGGCAGGACTTGATTTTCAGAGTAGCCCCTATGCATAAAGTTGACCTGAATGTATCCGGGGGAGGGGAGAAAATGAATTATCGGGTGTCCGGTGGATATGTTAAGCAGGAGGGTATTGTCATTGCTTCTGACTATAATAAGTATTCACTAAACTTTAAAATTTCTTCAAAAGTAAACGACTGGGCGGAATTGGGAGGTATGCTGAACGCAACCTACGATCACGAAAATGAACCTTACAACAGAACGGTAGAATGGGCAGTACAATATCCCTCAATCTACCCTGTATATGCTGACAACGGTTATCTGGGGGAGCCTAATTCTGTAGAAGGCTTTGGCAGTTATGATGCGATTCTGTTCAGAGCTTTCAACGGTCATCCACTGTACAGAATTAAGGATGATATCCAACACAGGCGTTTTAATGGGCTGGGTAACATCTTCGGACAGGTAGATATTTTCCCCAGCCTGAATTTCAGGTCAACGTTAAATTTATATTACCAGCGTATAGATGATACCCATTATGCTACCCGTGATCATACGATGGGGCCTAATGTGCAGACCGAAGGTGTAATGACTGTAGGTATGGACAGGACAATCAACTATAATGTTCAAAATCTGCTGAACTACAACAAAAGCTTCGGTGATCATAATCTGACGGTACTCTTGGGGCAGGAGTATCTTAAAGATGACTTTTACAGATCTATCGCTGAAAGACGCGGCTATAATAATGACCTGATACCCTATCTCAGCGCAGGAGCCACTGTTGCCCGCGCCGATGATCAGGCTACTGAGCGAACTTTGATCTCTTATTTCTCCCGGGTAAACTATAATTATAAAGGAAAATACCTGCTGGCGGCCAGTATCAGAAGGGATGGCTCTTCCCGTTTTGGTCCTGATAAGAAATGGGGCTACTTCCCTTCAGTTTCAGCGGGCTGGTTCGTCTCTGACGAAAGTTTCATGAGTAGTTTGGATGTCATCAGCAACTTAAAGCTACGGGCTAGTTATGGTTTTACCGGAAACGATCAGTTTGCCGACTACCGATGGATTTCTGCTTTAAACCAGGCCAGAGTTGCTTTTGGCAATTCACTGGAATCCTCTTTTTATCCTTCAGGCTTTACCAATCCTGAGTTGGGCTGGGAACGTTCCAGACAACTTAATTTAGGTTTGGACATCGGTATCCTGAACAACAGAATAGTGCTGGAAAGTAACGTCTATACCACTCGTTCTGATGGTTTGTTACTGGATGTACCCGTACCTTCAGTCACCGGATTTACCAGTATTTTTAAGAATATAGGTAAGCTACAAAACAAAGGCTTAGAGCTAAGTTTAGTGACGCGTAATCTTACCGGTGACCTGAAATGGACTACCCAACTCAATTACTCCATGAATCGGAATGAGATAGTGGATTTAGGACCAGATGATGCCCCTTTGATTCTTAACGCAGGTTTTGGTATGCAATCTATCAACCAGATAGGCGAGCCTATCTTTAGCTTTTATGGATATAAATATGATGGAGTCTATATGAACGAAGCGGAAGTGGAAGCTGATCCTGCTGCTTACGAGACAGCGGTAGCGGGAGATGGAAGATATGTAGACGTAAATCAGGATGGTGTTTTTAATGCAGATGACAGAACCATTATTGGTAATGCTGCCCCGGACTTTACCTGGGGAATGACCAACACATTTAACTATAAAAACTTTGATTTCAGCTTCCTGTTTCAGGGCGTGCATGGTAATGAAGTGTTTGACAATAACATTCACCGCTCCATGCAGTACCATGAAGGTCGTAATTACTACGAGGCTATGACAAACCGCTGGAGGTCAGCAGAAGAGCCGGGGGATGGTTATCACTATAAGCTTACTGTCAACCTGGATGGTTACGAAAAACAGCCTTCCAGTTACTGGATCGTAGATGGTTCTTTTGTAAGGCTTAAGAGTGTAACCTTAGGCTATACTTTTTCTCCTTCTTTGCTTGAAACAATTGGTTTAGGCTCAGTCAGAGCGTATTTCAACGGGCAAAACTTGTTTACAATCTCTGACAGTCCGGTGTTTGATCCGGAGAACTACAATGGCGGAGCAAGTAATGCAGCTCGTCGTGGAGTGGCGCATTCTCCTTACCCATCGGCTAAGGTATATTCACTGGGCCTGAACGTAAGCTTCTGA
- a CDS encoding sulfatase produces the protein MKTTFLNFVSVILTVVVFTSCSEESTPKKPNILFAISDDQSFLHTSFAGRSWVQTPAFDRIANNGIYFANCYAGSPGCAPSRSSIVTGRYHWQNETAGQHASGWLKKYVPFIDMLGANGYHTGRTGKGVGPFKYGEDPLRADDAAGKAYNEIRYEKGSPEDERYAEEINTINYFANFQQFMGERNEDEPFFFWYGATEPHRSYELDSWKRHGKSLADVEVPEFLPDNDTIRGDLLDYAVEIEWFDLHLMRMIEHLEEIGELDNTIIIVTADNGMPFPRAKANGYEYGVHVPMAISYPDGFPAGRTVEDLISFVDLAPTILELTQTEAEGMLPISGKSFVNILESEKEGVVDDTKNYVLAGRERHSSSRFANAGYPQRIMRQGRYLYIWNMKPERWPAGAPQRLVPDSSGAVYPMYGIDSAGVHHSEWAFTDIDACPTKSFIVEHHDEEGLEKYFEWSVGKRPEYELFDIEKDPDCLNNLAQDPEFTGIKEQMDALMVQDLKLTEDPRIVGPDKEVFDTYKRYSPMREFPKPDWAL, from the coding sequence ATGAAAACTACGTTTCTTAATTTTGTCTCTGTAATTTTAACTGTAGTCGTTTTTACGAGTTGCTCAGAAGAATCAACCCCCAAAAAGCCTAACATTCTTTTTGCCATCAGCGATGACCAGTCTTTTCTCCATACCAGTTTTGCAGGACGAAGCTGGGTGCAGACCCCGGCTTTTGACCGGATAGCCAACAATGGTATCTACTTTGCTAACTGCTATGCGGGCTCTCCGGGCTGTGCCCCCTCTCGTAGTTCTATCGTCACCGGACGATACCACTGGCAGAACGAAACGGCGGGGCAGCACGCTTCCGGCTGGCTCAAAAAATATGTGCCCTTTATAGACATGCTAGGTGCTAATGGCTATCATACCGGTCGCACCGGCAAAGGGGTGGGGCCATTTAAATACGGAGAAGACCCACTTCGGGCAGATGATGCCGCAGGTAAAGCATATAACGAAATCCGTTATGAGAAAGGCAGTCCGGAAGATGAGCGTTATGCAGAAGAAATCAATACCATAAACTACTTCGCTAACTTTCAGCAGTTCATGGGGGAAAGAAATGAAGATGAGCCTTTTTTCTTCTGGTATGGCGCCACTGAACCTCATCGTTCCTATGAACTGGATTCCTGGAAGCGGCATGGCAAGTCATTAGCCGATGTGGAAGTGCCGGAGTTTCTGCCCGATAATGACACCATAAGAGGCGACCTGCTGGACTATGCCGTAGAAATTGAATGGTTTGACCTCCACCTGATGCGCATGATTGAGCATCTGGAAGAAATAGGCGAGTTGGACAACACCATCATCATCGTCACTGCCGACAATGGAATGCCCTTTCCCCGTGCCAAAGCTAATGGCTATGAGTATGGAGTGCATGTGCCGATGGCCATCAGCTATCCCGATGGTTTTCCTGCGGGCAGAACTGTAGAGGACCTTATCAGCTTTGTGGACCTGGCACCTACCATACTGGAACTTACCCAAACTGAGGCTGAAGGAATGCTTCCCATTTCAGGAAAAAGCTTCGTTAATATCCTGGAGTCAGAGAAAGAAGGGGTAGTGGATGATACTAAAAATTATGTGCTGGCAGGAAGGGAACGTCATTCCTCCTCACGCTTCGCCAATGCCGGCTATCCGCAGCGCATCATGCGGCAGGGACGCTATCTTTACATCTGGAACATGAAACCCGAACGCTGGCCTGCCGGCGCCCCTCAGCGCCTGGTACCGGATTCCAGTGGAGCGGTCTATCCTATGTATGGCATTGATTCAGCCGGTGTACATCATTCCGAGTGGGCATTTACCGATATAGATGCCTGCCCTACCAAATCATTCATTGTAGAGCATCATGACGAGGAAGGGCTTGAAAAGTACTTTGAATGGTCAGTAGGAAAACGTCCGGAATATGAGCTGTTTGACATAGAAAAAGATCCGGATTGTCTTAATAATCTGGCCCAGGACCCTGAATTTACCGGCATCAAAGAGCAGATGGACGCTCTGATGGTACAGGACCTGAAGCTGACCGAAGACCCAAGGATCGTAGGGCCTGATAAAGAGGTCTTTGATACCTACAAGCGCTACAGTCCGATGCGGGAATTTCCTAAGCCCGACTGGGCTTTATAG
- a CDS encoding glycoside hydrolase family 78 protein — protein sequence MRKSSYVIVMSDYIQRGLFSLRLCLTNELLLHVGKNINTSMNTPKLNAHFPKHLLLLSLLLLFPLITFSQHLSLEGLRCEYLENPLGIDNKSPRLSWKISSSQEGVQQSAYHILVASSPEKLANDEGDLWDSGKITSSASLYIPYAGQALRSRQRCYWKVKIWDEQGNTSGWSEPASWEMALLKDDDWQAQWIQHPDFSDSLLESKPAPFFRKTFTVEELPKESRIYVTGLGYFELYLNGEKVEDHILDPVKTRYDKSVRYLTYDITDALLQGENVIGMVLGTGWYNHFAEAVWGFNQAPWRSYPEALCQLEMTFADGSREVIVSDESWKTTCEGPIRFDGIRNGETYDARLEMPGWSQKGFDDSDWKNALISRGASGQLQAQMIQPIRAMREVKPVSVTEVDPNVWVFDLGQNIAGYCRLKVAGPRATEVSIKMGERLFPDGTVEQKQILRFLRSGDAQTDRYTLKGEGVEVWEPHFVYHGFQYVEVRGLPVAPTLETITGVVLHTAFDKAGNFACSDPLLNRTQQNMEWSFIGNYHGIPTDCPHREKIGWTGDAHLVAETGLFNYDVVRAYLKWMDDFVDEQQESGDLPGVIPSSGWGYTYGKNPEINHLGYGPQWEGAFIQMVWDLYRFTGDELILEKYYPAMKKYLDFLITNADGYTLNFGIDDHKPVETKTEGDILASGYLVGFSRMFSEMASVLNKHKDAEYYEEYASQAKGAFNRKYFDERSGRYGNGGQTSQALALYHGIVPESSEEKVLNVLLEDIRKQDNHFDVGVVGLKYLFNVLRAYGHSETLYRMVRQKDFPGFGYWLEEGANTLWQDWDGSMSLNHIMFGTVSEWFYESLAGIQLDESIPGFKHFIIRPDILTSLSWVNASHESGYGEILSSWQKQEGSLLMRVSVPPNTTASIYVPYTEGQMLTLNGETRQPDRTEAARAVFELEPGTYEWEVE from the coding sequence ATGAGAAAGTCAAGTTATGTGATTGTGATGAGTGATTATATCCAGAGAGGACTCTTTAGCCTTCGTTTGTGTCTCACAAACGAACTTTTACTTCATGTTGGTAAGAACATCAACACCAGCATGAATACTCCTAAGCTGAACGCTCATTTTCCAAAACATCTCTTGCTCCTTTCATTACTACTCCTCTTCCCTTTGATTACGTTTTCACAGCATCTGAGCTTAGAAGGGCTACGCTGTGAATACCTGGAAAATCCCTTGGGAATTGACAACAAAAGTCCTCGTCTTTCCTGGAAGATCAGCTCTTCGCAGGAAGGCGTGCAGCAAAGTGCTTACCACATTCTGGTAGCTTCCTCACCTGAAAAGCTGGCAAACGATGAGGGTGATCTCTGGGATAGTGGTAAAATTACTTCCTCGGCTTCTCTATATATTCCTTATGCCGGACAAGCCTTACGATCACGGCAGCGCTGTTACTGGAAGGTGAAAATCTGGGATGAGCAGGGCAACACTTCAGGCTGGAGTGAGCCTGCCTCTTGGGAAATGGCACTATTGAAGGATGATGACTGGCAGGCACAATGGATACAGCATCCCGACTTTAGTGATAGCCTGCTAGAAAGCAAACCTGCTCCTTTTTTTCGTAAAACATTTACCGTAGAGGAATTACCGAAGGAGTCCAGAATATATGTGACCGGGCTTGGCTATTTTGAACTATACCTCAATGGTGAGAAAGTAGAAGATCATATACTTGACCCGGTAAAAACCCGCTACGATAAGTCAGTGCGTTATCTGACTTATGATATAACTGATGCGCTGCTGCAAGGTGAAAACGTTATCGGAATGGTGCTGGGTACCGGCTGGTACAATCACTTTGCCGAAGCGGTCTGGGGCTTCAACCAGGCTCCCTGGCGAAGCTACCCTGAGGCTTTGTGCCAGTTGGAAATGACGTTTGCCGATGGAAGCAGGGAAGTTATCGTTTCGGATGAAAGCTGGAAAACAACGTGTGAAGGTCCCATCCGCTTTGATGGCATCCGCAACGGAGAAACTTATGATGCCCGGCTGGAAATGCCCGGATGGAGTCAAAAGGGTTTTGACGATAGCGATTGGAAAAATGCCCTGATCAGCCGGGGGGCTTCCGGTCAGTTGCAGGCGCAGATGATTCAGCCCATCAGAGCCATGCGGGAAGTGAAGCCGGTATCGGTTACTGAAGTAGATCCGAACGTCTGGGTATTTGATCTGGGACAGAACATAGCGGGCTACTGTCGGCTGAAAGTTGCTGGTCCGCGGGCTACGGAGGTGAGCATAAAGATGGGAGAGCGCCTTTTTCCCGATGGCACGGTAGAGCAGAAGCAGATCCTGAGGTTTCTCAGATCAGGCGATGCTCAGACCGATCGCTACACCCTCAAAGGAGAAGGGGTAGAAGTGTGGGAGCCGCACTTTGTCTATCACGGATTCCAGTATGTGGAAGTAAGAGGCCTGCCCGTAGCACCTACCTTGGAAACGATTACCGGTGTAGTCTTGCATACCGCTTTTGACAAAGCTGGAAATTTTGCCTGCTCCGACCCGCTCCTCAATCGCACCCAGCAGAATATGGAATGGTCCTTTATCGGTAATTATCATGGCATCCCTACCGACTGCCCGCACCGCGAGAAGATTGGCTGGACCGGCGACGCTCATCTGGTAGCCGAGACGGGCCTGTTCAACTATGATGTAGTGCGTGCCTACCTCAAGTGGATGGATGACTTTGTAGACGAACAGCAGGAGAGTGGTGATCTGCCGGGCGTGATTCCCAGCAGCGGCTGGGGTTATACCTATGGTAAAAATCCCGAAATAAATCATCTGGGCTATGGACCGCAGTGGGAGGGAGCATTCATTCAGATGGTGTGGGACCTGTACCGTTTTACCGGTGATGAGCTTATTCTGGAGAAGTATTATCCGGCCATGAAAAAGTACCTGGATTTTCTGATCACTAATGCAGATGGATATACCCTCAATTTTGGCATTGATGACCACAAACCGGTGGAAACCAAAACGGAAGGTGATATACTGGCTTCAGGCTATCTGGTAGGCTTTAGCCGTATGTTCTCCGAGATGGCCTCTGTGCTGAATAAGCACAAAGATGCTGAATATTACGAGGAGTACGCTTCACAAGCCAAAGGAGCTTTCAACCGAAAGTATTTTGATGAGCGTAGCGGCCGCTATGGGAATGGCGGACAAACTTCTCAGGCACTTGCCCTTTACCACGGTATCGTGCCGGAAAGCAGTGAGGAAAAGGTACTGAATGTTTTGCTGGAAGATATCAGGAAACAGGACAATCACTTTGACGTGGGGGTAGTAGGTCTGAAATACCTATTCAATGTGCTCAGGGCGTACGGACATTCGGAAACACTGTATCGCATGGTGCGTCAGAAAGATTTTCCCGGCTTCGGCTACTGGCTGGAAGAAGGAGCCAACACCCTGTGGCAGGACTGGGATGGCTCCATGTCGCTCAACCATATCATGTTTGGTACCGTAAGCGAATGGTTTTATGAATCACTGGCGGGGATACAGCTCGACGAAAGCATCCCCGGTTTTAAGCACTTCATCATTCGCCCTGATATTTTAACTTCGCTAAGTTGGGTTAATGCCTCACACGAGAGTGGCTATGGAGAGATTCTTTCTTCCTGGCAAAAGCAGGAAGGTAGTTTGCTGATGCGGGTAAGTGTACCTCCCAATACCACTGCCAGCATATATGTGCCCTATACAGAAGGCCAGATGCTTACCCTCAATGGAGAAACAAGACAGCCTGATCGTACTGAAGCAGCGCGGGCTGTTTTTGAACTAGAGCCAGGCACTTATGAGTGGGAGGTGGAATGA